Proteins from one Lachnospiraceae bacterium KGMB03038 genomic window:
- a CDS encoding PrgI family protein gives MAYVTVPKDLTKIKSKVMFNLTKRQLLCFGAAVAIGLPLFFLTKDSAGTTTAALCMVLAMLPMFLLAMYEKNGQPLEVIIRQFVEVKFLRPKERPYQTNNFYTALARQERLDKEVRAIVKGKGKDPKQKA, from the coding sequence ATGGCGTATGTAACCGTCCCAAAGGATTTAACCAAAATCAAGAGCAAGGTAATGTTCAACCTTACCAAAAGACAATTACTCTGTTTCGGCGCGGCGGTGGCTATCGGGCTACCGCTATTCTTTTTGACAAAGGACAGCGCGGGAACGACAACGGCGGCTTTGTGCATGGTGCTTGCCATGCTGCCCATGTTCCTACTCGCTATGTACGAGAAGAACGGGCAACCGCTGGAAGTGATTATACGGCAATTTGTGGAAGTGAAGTTTCTTCGCCCCAAAGAGCGACCTTATCAGACCAACAATTTTTATACCGCCCTTGCGCGGCAGGAGCGATTAGATAAGGAGGTACGGGCGATTGTCAAAGGAAAAGGGAAAGACCCAAAACAAAAAGCGTAA
- a CDS encoding DNA methyltransferase, producing the protein MKKYKIIYADPPWRYARSKVQGAAEKHYPTMSIEELCALPVKEIADKDCILFLWATFPQLKEALQLIKAWGFTYKSVAFVWLKQNRKSPTWFYGLGFWTRGNAEICLLATKGHPKRQSNKVHQFIISPVEQHSKKPDITREKILALMGDLPRIELFARQHTPGWDVWGNEIKSDIRFAGKEV; encoded by the coding sequence ATGAAGAAATACAAAATCATTTACGCCGATCCCCCTTGGAGATACGCGAGAAGCAAGGTACAGGGCGCAGCGGAAAAGCACTATCCCACTATGAGTATTGAGGAACTTTGCGCTTTACCCGTCAAAGAAATTGCGGATAAGGACTGTATTTTATTCCTATGGGCGACGTTCCCGCAGCTTAAAGAAGCGTTGCAGTTAATCAAGGCTTGGGGATTTACCTATAAATCCGTTGCCTTTGTATGGTTAAAGCAAAATCGGAAATCGCCCACTTGGTTTTATGGCTTGGGCTTTTGGACGCGAGGAAATGCGGAAATCTGCTTGCTTGCTACCAAAGGACACCCGAAGCGACAATCAAACAAGGTACATCAATTTATTATTTCCCCTGTTGAGCAGCACAGCAAAAAGCCGGATATAACGCGGGAAAAGATACTTGCCCTTATGGGCGACCTACCGCGTATTGAACTGTTTGCAAGGCAGCATACCCCTGGTTGGGACGTATGGGGAAATGAAATCAAAAGCGACATACGGTTTGCCGGAAAGGAGGTTTGA
- a CDS encoding DUF4368 domain-containing protein, translating to MMNGLDYDVIGTALAGGFRAAIYCRLSKDDDLQGESASIANQRDMLEKFCEKQGWEVAAVYQDDGFTGLNMERPDLKRMLKAIERKQINLVITKDLSRLGRNYLQTGQLIEDFFPRNGVRYIAMNDGIDTMRDNNDIAPFKNILNEMYSKDISKKVHSSYVLKAQKGQFTGCLAPFGYKKDPEDRNRLLVDEETAPVVRLIFGYALDGHGPNYIRRRLEEEKHPCPTWWNRQRGHRNIRTKWEKKDPENGRYIWDFTVIKEILMNPVYTGAIASQKTEYRFKIGTIRDKKPEDWIVVEGTHEPLVDKKSFAIVQEKLKSRQRPGQSGEPSLFAGLLKCGECGKSLTVRYTNAKHPQRIYSCKTYNAFGKQHCTQHRIDYDTLYALVLNKIRECAAAALTDSEAVAGRLTDTCEAEQKGQREAMERTLAKDEERIEVLEKMVLRLYEDMVAGRITDANFNLLLEKTQKEQAELKAKVEKGRKHLADEIRLAVDARQWVESIQEYRDITELDASTLNRLIKEIVVHETIGSDKTRHISIEIHFNLKPIPEVEQVTG from the coding sequence ATGATGAACGGATTAGATTATGACGTGATTGGCACGGCGCTTGCCGGGGGATTCCGGGCAGCTATCTATTGCAGGCTCTCGAAAGACGATGACCTTCAGGGCGAGAGTGCCAGCATCGCAAACCAGCGGGATATGCTGGAAAAGTTCTGTGAAAAGCAGGGATGGGAGGTTGCGGCAGTCTATCAGGACGACGGCTTCACCGGCCTGAACATGGAACGCCCCGACCTGAAACGGATGTTGAAGGCCATTGAGCGGAAGCAGATAAACCTTGTCATTACGAAAGATTTATCAAGGTTAGGGCGGAACTACTTGCAGACCGGGCAGCTTATCGAGGACTTCTTCCCAAGGAACGGCGTGCGCTATATCGCCATGAATGACGGTATCGACACCATGCGGGACAACAACGACATTGCGCCCTTCAAAAATATCCTGAATGAGATGTACAGCAAGGATATTTCCAAGAAAGTCCATTCTTCCTATGTGCTGAAAGCCCAGAAAGGCCAGTTCACCGGCTGCCTTGCCCCCTTCGGCTACAAAAAAGACCCGGAGGACAGGAACCGCCTGCTGGTAGACGAGGAAACCGCCCCGGTTGTCCGGCTGATTTTCGGGTATGCGCTGGACGGGCACGGCCCCAACTACATCCGGCGCAGGCTGGAGGAAGAAAAGCACCCCTGCCCCACATGGTGGAACCGGCAGCGTGGGCACAGGAACATCCGCACCAAATGGGAGAAGAAAGACCCGGAGAATGGGCGGTACATCTGGGATTTTACAGTGATTAAGGAAATCCTGATGAACCCCGTCTACACCGGCGCAATCGCTTCCCAAAAGACCGAGTACCGCTTTAAAATCGGCACTATCCGGGACAAGAAGCCGGAGGACTGGATTGTGGTGGAAGGGACGCATGAGCCGCTGGTGGACAAAAAGAGTTTTGCCATCGTGCAGGAGAAGCTGAAATCCCGCCAGCGGCCGGGGCAGTCCGGGGAGCCGAGCCTGTTTGCCGGACTTCTCAAATGTGGTGAGTGCGGAAAGTCCCTGACTGTCCGCTACACCAATGCCAAGCACCCCCAGAGGATTTATTCCTGCAAGACTTACAATGCCTTTGGGAAACAGCACTGCACCCAGCACCGGATTGATTATGACACGCTCTATGCCCTTGTGCTGAATAAAATCCGGGAGTGCGCCGCCGCTGCCCTGACCGACAGTGAAGCGGTGGCCGGGCGGCTGACCGACACCTGCGAAGCCGAGCAGAAAGGCCAGAGGGAAGCGATGGAGCGCACCCTTGCCAAAGACGAGGAACGGATTGAAGTGTTGGAAAAGATGGTGCTGCGGCTCTATGAGGACATGGTTGCCGGACGAATCACAGACGCAAACTTCAATCTCCTGCTGGAAAAGACGCAGAAGGAACAGGCGGAATTAAAGGCAAAAGTCGAGAAAGGCAGGAAGCACCTTGCCGATGAAATCCGGCTTGCCGTGGACGCAAGGCAGTGGGTGGAATCCATACAGGAATACCGGGACATCACCGAACTGGACGCTTCCACCTTAAACCGCCTGATTAAAGAAATCGTTGTCCATGAAACCATAGGCAGCGATAAGACAAGACACATTTCTATCGAAATTCATTTTAATCTCAAACCCATACCGGAAGTGGAGCAGGTCACAGGCTGA
- a CDS encoding virulence-associated protein E: MADSAEPPRSVEEVKAMLETTEKGGFRNSMSNCLTVFQCDPLLSGAVAYNLLTDRTDILKPIGYKRTAGSPMTDTDMKYIRLYLEKTYGLTSEKKIQDAAALAADENSYHPVRDYLNGLTWDGTERIRSCLRHFLGAGEDEYTFQSLRLFLLGAIHRAFSPGCKFEVMLCLVGGQGAGKSTFFRLLAVKDEWFSDDLRKLDDDNVYRKLQGHWIIEMSEMIATANARSIEEIKSFLSRQKEVYKIPYETHPADRPRQCVFGGTSNALDFLPLDRSGNRRFIPIQVCPEQAETHILEDEAASRAYLNQVWAEAMEIYRSGRWKLTFSPEMVRHLKEHQRDFMPEDTKAGMIQAFLDSYPGDTVCSKQLYKEALNHDFDEPKQWEIREINEIMNQCITGWNYFSNPRMFAGYGRQKGWERENARTEPATDSGNGTEKIPEGFTPVPEQMELPF, from the coding sequence ATGGCAGACAGCGCAGAGCCGCCCCGGAGCGTTGAGGAAGTGAAGGCCATGCTGGAAACCACCGAAAAAGGCGGCTTCCGCAACAGCATGAGCAACTGCCTGACCGTGTTCCAGTGCGACCCGCTCCTTTCCGGGGCGGTTGCCTACAACCTGCTGACCGACCGCACCGATATTTTAAAGCCAATCGGCTACAAAAGAACTGCCGGAAGCCCCATGACCGACACGGACATGAAATATATCCGGCTGTATCTGGAAAAGACCTATGGCCTGACAAGCGAGAAAAAGATACAGGACGCCGCCGCCCTTGCCGCCGATGAGAACAGCTACCACCCTGTCCGGGATTATTTAAACGGCCTGACATGGGACGGAACCGAACGGATACGCTCCTGCCTGCGTCACTTTCTGGGAGCCGGTGAGGACGAGTATACTTTCCAATCCCTGCGCCTGTTTTTGTTGGGAGCCATCCACCGGGCATTTTCCCCCGGCTGCAAGTTTGAAGTCATGCTCTGTCTGGTGGGCGGGCAGGGAGCCGGGAAGTCCACCTTCTTCCGCCTGCTGGCAGTCAAAGACGAGTGGTTCTCCGATGACCTGCGGAAGCTGGACGATGACAACGTATACCGCAAACTCCAAGGCCACTGGATAATCGAGATGTCGGAGATGATTGCCACCGCAAACGCCAGGAGCATAGAGGAAATCAAGTCATTTTTGAGCCGCCAGAAGGAAGTCTACAAGATACCCTATGAAACCCACCCGGCAGACCGTCCAAGGCAGTGCGTGTTCGGCGGGACATCCAATGCCCTTGACTTCCTGCCCCTTGACCGTTCAGGAAACCGCCGCTTCATTCCTATACAGGTATGCCCGGAACAGGCGGAAACACACATTTTAGAGGACGAAGCCGCTTCCAGAGCCTATCTGAATCAGGTATGGGCGGAAGCGATGGAGATTTACAGGAGCGGCAGGTGGAAGCTGACATTCAGCCCGGAAATGGTGCGCCATTTAAAGGAACACCAGCGGGACTTCATGCCGGAGGACACCAAGGCCGGTATGATACAGGCTTTCCTTGACAGCTACCCCGGCGATACCGTCTGCTCCAAACAGCTTTACAAAGAAGCCCTGAACCATGACTTTGACGAGCCGAAACAATGGGAGATACGGGAAATCAACGAGATAATGAACCAGTGCATCACTGGCTGGAATTATTTCTCCAACCCCCGGATGTTTGCCGGGTACGGCAGGCAGAAAGGATGGGAACGGGAAAACGCACGGACAGAACCGGCAACGGACAGCGGCAACGGGACGGAAAAAATCCCGGAAGGATTTACGCCGGTGCCGGAACAGATGGAGCTTCCATTCTGA